A single Candidatus Pacearchaeota archaeon DNA region contains:
- a CDS encoding PrsW family glutamic-type intramembrane protease has protein sequence MDNNILINLSFAILPGIIWLLFFLRKDNLPEPKKQILKVFFCGAIAAIPIALIELWLLNELSTLNLSYKAYYIIKGLFVVGLTEEIFKYVAVRYSILNSSHVDEPIDIPLYMIIGALGFATAENALFFCTQKFLILNDPLILSFTRFIGATLLHALASGTIGLFLVLAFHNLKFRHILIALGFAIAISAHAFFNFFLESSIMKETMSEMGYSSSLYALAIVYVLFLILSICLKEIKKLKGVCKI, from the coding sequence ATGGATAATAATATTTTAATAAATTTATCGTTCGCTATCCTTCCGGGAATTATCTGGTTACTTTTCTTTCTTAGAAAAGACAATCTTCCCGAACCTAAAAAACAAATTCTAAAAGTTTTCTTCTGTGGAGCAATTGCCGCTATTCCAATTGCCTTAATTGAGTTATGGCTTTTAAATGAATTATCAACACTAAATCTATCATATAAAGCTTATTATATTATCAAAGGATTATTTGTTGTTGGTTTAACTGAAGAAATATTTAAATATGTAGCAGTTAGATATTCAATATTAAATAGCTCTCATGTTGATGAACCAATTGATATTCCACTATATATGATTATCGGAGCCTTAGGATTTGCTACTGCTGAAAATGCATTATTTTTCTGCACTCAAAAATTCTTAATACTCAACGATCCTCTTATTCTTTCTTTTACCAGATTCATCGGTGCAACACTTCTTCATGCTTTGGCTTCGGGAACGATAGGATTATTTTTAGTTTTAGCCTTCCATAATTTAAAATTCCGCCATATTCTTATCGCTCTAGGTTTTGCAATTGCAATTAGTGCCCATGCCTTCTTTAACTTTTTCTTAGAATCATCTATAATGAAAGAAACAATGTCTGAAATGGGATACTCATCTTCACTCTATGCCCTAGCAATTGTATATGTACTTTTCTTAATTCTATCAATCTGTCTAAAAGAAATTAAAAAATTAAAAGGTGTTTGTAAAATATAA
- the secF gene encoding protein translocase subunit SecF: protein MNFLKYSKLYFTVAIVAIILSIYALFAFGLKVGIDFEGGSLLQLDYKNSRPEMSVIQNALSGIEETKNVQIQPMGNTGIALKISQKDVSQNVYNNIISKIKETGEIDDKSISSETISPLIGKELKNKTIIAATVALIAMLFYIAIAFKNVSKPITSFQYGLSSTLMLFHDIIIPLGVLALLGHFYEAQLTIPVITALLTIVGSCINNTVVVFDRIRENLTKDRKSSYEDIVNKSLNETFARCMNTSLAIMIALCVLYYFLGNEESLKYFTILMGVGVIAGTFSSTFLASPVLVFWNNLKQKKAGK, encoded by the coding sequence ATGAATTTTTTAAAATATTCAAAATTATATTTTACGGTTGCAATAGTTGCTATTATTCTAAGTATTTATGCATTATTTGCTTTTGGTTTAAAGGTGGGTATAGACTTTGAAGGAGGAAGTTTGCTTCAGTTAGATTATAAAAATTCTAGACCAGAAATGTCAGTAATTCAAAACGCTTTAAGTGGAATTGAGGAAACTAAAAATGTTCAAATTCAGCCGATGGGAAACACTGGAATTGCTTTAAAGATTAGTCAAAAGGATGTTTCTCAAAATGTTTACAATAATATCATTTCTAAGATTAAGGAAACAGGGGAGATAGACGATAAGTCAATTAGTAGTGAAACGATCAGTCCTCTTATCGGAAAGGAATTAAAAAATAAAACGATAATAGCTGCTACAGTCGCTTTAATTGCAATGTTATTCTATATCGCAATTGCTTTTAAAAATGTTTCAAAACCAATCACTTCATTTCAATATGGCTTGTCTTCTACTCTTATGCTTTTCCATGATATTATTATTCCTTTAGGAGTTTTAGCATTATTGGGTCATTTTTATGAAGCTCAACTAACCATTCCTGTTATTACAGCCCTATTAACTATTGTTGGAAGTTGTATTAATAATACTGTGGTTGTTTTTGATAGAATTAGAGAAAATCTTACAAAAGACAGAAAATCTTCTTATGAGGATATTGTTAACAAAAGCTTAAATGAGACATTTGCTAGATGTATGAATACATCGTTAGCTATAATGATTGCTTTGTGTGTTTTATATTACTTTTTGGGCAACGAAGAGAGCTTAAAATATTTTACGATATTGATGGGAGTGGGAGTCATAGCAGGTACTTTTTCTTCAACATTTTTGGCAAGCCCAGTCTTAGTTTTTTGGAACAATTTAAAACAAAAGAAGGCAGGTAAGTAG
- a CDS encoding Hsp20/alpha crystallin family protein: MAKKKDEQQIEEKKNWDGPNGQLVVDVYETEKELIIQSAIAGIKTEEIDISLENDILIIKGERDNPSKDKGQRYFLKECYWGPFSKEIILPREIDTSRIDAKVKEGILTVRMQKIERAKSKKISIEE, from the coding sequence ATGGCAAAGAAAAAAGACGAACAACAAATAGAAGAAAAAAAGAATTGGGATGGACCAAATGGACAATTAGTCGTTGATGTTTATGAAACAGAAAAAGAATTAATTATTCAATCAGCTATTGCTGGAATTAAAACAGAAGAAATAGATATTTCTCTTGAAAATGATATTTTAATTATTAAGGGAGAAAGAGATAATCCAAGTAAAGACAAGGGACAAAGATACTTCCTCAAGGAATGCTACTGGGGACCATTTTCAAAAGAAATAATACTCCCAAGAGAAATAGATACGAGCCGAATAGATGCTAAAGTAAAAGAAGGAATACTAACCGTAAGAATGCAAAAAATAGAAAGAGCAAAAAGCAAAAAAATATCAATTGAAGAATAA
- a CDS encoding type II toxin-antitoxin system RelB/DinJ family antitoxin: MIIKNNEQIQVRIDSKTKNEAKKILDSLGMDMSSAIKIFFHQVINAKTFPCELRGENGFTLRNAEVLRESIASAKNSNKSFNKGLDLINDALED; encoded by the coding sequence ATGATTATTAAAAATAACGAACAGATTCAAGTTCGCATTGATTCTAAGACTAAAAATGAGGCCAAAAAGATTTTAGATAGCCTAGGTATGGATATGAGTTCAGCTATTAAGATTTTTTTCCACCAAGTAATAAACGCGAAAACTTTTCCTTGCGAATTAAGAGGGGAGAACGGATTTACTTTACGAAACGCTGAAGTTTTGCGTGAATCGATTGCGAGTGCAAAAAATAGTAATAAATCTTTTAATAAAGGTTTAGATCTTATCAATGATGCACTAGAAGATTGA
- a CDS encoding glycosyltransferase family 2 protein yields MEEKYYLKIGRAADLKDKKERSLYRFLEMFTGLLSLSLLFLSVLLSYKLPVLVAFFIILFDIYWLLRTIYFAFYLKAGYSQMKKNEEEDWIKKLELLGIPKNGINISSWKNIYHLVVLPMYQESFEIVESTFKCLLNTDYPKERIIIVLACEEADKDNAREIASKIREKYGDIFYKLLITCHPMGLAGELAGHGANDAWATQKAKELIIDPLSIPYENIIVSSFDIDACVYPKYFSCLTYYYLTVDKPLRTSYQPIPLYLNNVWQSPPLSRVFSFSSTFWHTMNQERPEKLITFSSHSMPFKALNDVGFKQKNVVSDDSRIFWQCFFEYDGDYKVQPMYYPISMDANCAETFLKTLKNVYKQQKRWAYGVGEVPFFIFASLKDKKISFRKKFEMGFELVEGHVSWAISSILIFALGWLPLYLGGNEFAQSLVSYNLPKITSVILTITMSSLIISIWVSMLLLPPKPVNYGRFKYILMALEWILIPFVMIFFSALPALHAQMHWLFGRYMGFWVTPKVRK; encoded by the coding sequence ATGGAAGAAAAATACTATCTAAAAATAGGAAGAGCGGCAGACTTGAAAGATAAGAAGGAGAGAAGTTTGTATCGTTTCTTGGAAATGTTCACCGGACTTTTAAGCCTTTCATTATTATTTTTGTCGGTTTTACTTTCTTACAAGCTTCCCGTATTGGTAGCTTTTTTTATCATTCTTTTTGACATTTACTGGCTTTTAAGAACTATCTATTTTGCTTTCTATTTAAAGGCTGGATATTCTCAAATGAAAAAGAATGAAGAAGAAGATTGGATCAAAAAGCTCGAATTATTGGGAATTCCTAAGAATGGAATCAATATTTCATCATGGAAAAATATTTATCATTTAGTAGTTTTACCAATGTATCAAGAGTCGTTTGAAATCGTTGAATCTACTTTTAAATGTCTTTTAAATACAGACTATCCAAAAGAAAGAATTATAATCGTTTTAGCTTGCGAAGAGGCGGATAAAGATAATGCTAGAGAGATTGCTTCAAAGATAAGAGAAAAATATGGTGATATTTTTTATAAATTGTTAATCACTTGTCACCCCATGGGTTTAGCTGGAGAATTGGCGGGTCATGGAGCAAACGATGCTTGGGCAACGCAAAAAGCTAAAGAGTTGATTATTGATCCATTGAGCATTCCTTACGAAAATATTATTGTTTCTTCTTTTGATATTGATGCTTGTGTTTACCCTAAATATTTTAGTTGTTTAACTTATTATTATTTAACGGTTGATAAACCACTAAGAACTAGCTATCAGCCAATTCCACTATATTTAAATAATGTTTGGCAATCTCCTCCGCTATCTAGGGTATTTTCTTTTTCCTCAACTTTTTGGCACACCATGAATCAAGAGAGACCAGAAAAGTTAATTACTTTTTCTTCTCATTCGATGCCCTTCAAGGCTTTAAATGATGTTGGCTTTAAACAAAAAAATGTTGTGTCTGATGATTCAAGAATATTTTGGCAATGTTTTTTTGAATACGATGGAGATTATAAGGTTCAACCAATGTATTATCCTATTTCTATGGATGCCAATTGCGCCGAAACATTTTTAAAAACATTAAAGAATGTTTATAAACAGCAAAAGAGATGGGCTTATGGTGTGGGGGAGGTTCCTTTCTTTATTTTCGCTTCTTTGAAAGATAAAAAGATTTCTTTTAGGAAAAAGTTTGAAATGGGGTTTGAGTTGGTTGAAGGACATGTTTCTTGGGCGATTTCCTCAATTTTAATATTTGCTTTAGGATGGTTGCCGTTGTATTTAGGAGGAAATGAATTTGCTCAATCGTTGGTGTCGTATAATTTACCCAAAATTACTAGTGTGATTTTAACTATAACTATGTCGAGTTTGATTATTAGTATTTGGGTAAGTATGTTATTGCTTCCGCCCAAACCAGTCAATTATGGACGCTTTAAGTATATTTTAATGGCTTTAGAATGGATTTTAATACCTTTCGTGATGATATTTTTTAGTGCATTGCCAGCCCTACATGCTCAGATGCATTGGCTGTTTGGTAGGTATATGGGATTCTGGGTAACACCAAAAGTAAGAAAATAA
- a CDS encoding pilin — protein sequence MKKILLIIFISFFIIPLFVFATDYSLTCADVGGTKGTFGWCYCSDNKTINPSAGIKCNGDPVGGTGTGTDTGGTGTNTGGTGSNTGGTGTNTGGTGSSTGGITNPISAETFGDLISMVVKWILDMAMVLAPLVIVYGGLTYMTAAGDTSKVNQAKQIILYAAIGLILALLAWSLIDILKGLVVK from the coding sequence ATGAAAAAAATACTTTTAATTATTTTTATTTCTTTCTTTATCATTCCTTTATTTGTTTTTGCAACTGATTATTCTTTAACGTGTGCTGATGTCGGTGGAACGAAAGGAACATTCGGTTGGTGTTATTGTTCAGACAATAAAACAATAAATCCATCTGCAGGCATTAAATGTAATGGTGATCCTGTTGGTGGCACAGGTACTGGTACAGACACTGGAGGAACAGGCACAAATACAGGAGGAACTGGTTCCAATACTGGAGGAACAGGCACAAATACAGGAGGAACTGGTAGTTCTACTGGAGGGATAACAAATCCGATTAGTGCAGAAACTTTTGGTGATCTTATTAGTATGGTAGTTAAATGGATTTTAGATATGGCAATGGTTTTAGCTCCATTAGTTATAGTCTATGGAGGTCTTACGTATATGACGGCAGCTGGTGACACAAGTAAGGTTAATCAGGCAAAGCAGATTATACTTTATGCTGCCATAGGATTAATATTGGCACTTTTAGCTTGGTCTCTTATAGATATTTTAAAGGGATTAGTGGTAAAATAA
- the tsaD gene encoding tRNA (adenosine(37)-N6)-threonylcarbamoyltransferase complex transferase subunit TsaD gives MIILAIETSCDDTAISIIKTTASALKKKQPVFNDFEILSDYVSSQTKIHAPYGGVFPAVAKREHQKSLTPLLIKSLKKSGLLKKTKKPINAKKLLKVQKILERNQDIFNDIKEFLKEYEIPEINKITVTNGPGLEPCLYTGINFARALSFYWDAPLISVNHLEGHIIANWLAPIEKIGFPATALVVSGGNTQIINVEDIGKYKLVGETRDDAAGECFDKTARILGLGYPGGPSIAKEAKKFKEKKFNIYLPRPMIHDKNFDFSFSGLKTAVLYDFKKKTNEEKKSKDYIAEICYQIERSIIDVLVFKTMKAAEELKTKTVLLGGGVSANKELVKEFKKQCKIKRLNFVSPLPRFSGDNASMIALTALFSSNAKKTSWQKIKPNSNLKING, from the coding sequence ATGATTATCCTTGCTATTGAAACAAGCTGTGATGACACAGCAATAAGCATCATTAAAACCACTGCCTCTGCTCTAAAGAAAAAACAGCCTGTTTTCAATGATTTTGAGATACTTTCTGATTATGTCTCCTCTCAAACAAAAATTCACGCTCCTTACGGAGGAGTATTTCCTGCTGTTGCCAAAAGAGAACATCAAAAAAGTCTTACTCCCCTTTTAATCAAATCTTTAAAAAAATCGGGACTATTAAAAAAGACTAAAAAACCAATTAATGCTAAAAAATTATTAAAGGTACAAAAAATTCTCGAAAGAAATCAAGACATCTTTAATGATATTAAAGAATTTTTAAAAGAATACGAAATTCCTGAAATAAATAAAATTACTGTTACTAATGGCCCTGGGCTTGAACCATGTCTCTATACTGGAATTAATTTTGCAAGAGCTTTATCTTTTTATTGGGACGCCCCTCTTATCTCAGTCAACCACCTCGAAGGACATATTATTGCTAATTGGCTTGCTCCAATTGAAAAAATTGGATTCCCGGCAACTGCCTTGGTCGTTTCAGGAGGAAACACACAAATTATTAATGTTGAGGATATAGGAAAATATAAACTTGTGGGAGAGACTAGAGATGATGCTGCTGGAGAATGTTTTGATAAAACCGCCAGAATATTAGGATTAGGATATCCTGGGGGACCAAGTATCGCTAAAGAAGCAAAAAAATTCAAAGAAAAGAAATTCAATATTTATCTACCCCGTCCGATGATACATGATAAAAATTTTGACTTTAGTTTTTCTGGTTTAAAAACTGCTGTTCTTTATGATTTTAAAAAAAAAACGAACGAAGAAAAAAAATCAAAAGATTATATTGCGGAAATATGCTATCAAATAGAAAGATCTATAATTGATGTCTTGGTTTTTAAAACCATGAAAGCTGCTGAAGAATTAAAAACAAAAACCGTTCTTCTTGGTGGAGGCGTTTCCGCCAATAAGGAGCTTGTAAAAGAATTTAAAAAGCAATGTAAAATAAAAAGATTAAATTTTGTCTCTCCCCTGCCTAGATTCTCTGGGGACAATGCTTCAATGATTGCTTTAACTGCGCTGTTTTCTTCTAACGCAAAAAAAACATCTTGGCAAAAAATAAAACCTAATTCTAATTTAAAAATAAATGGATAA
- a CDS encoding type II toxin-antitoxin system YafQ family toxin has translation MFILKYSSRFKKDLKLYKHNKAVLVELEKVLDSLIKGEELSPKNANHRLTGEFKDCFECHIKPNILLIYKIEKSEITILLLRIGSHSELF, from the coding sequence ATGTTTATTTTAAAATATTCCAGTCGATTCAAGAAAGATCTAAAACTTTATAAACACAATAAAGCTGTCCTTGTTGAATTGGAGAAAGTTTTAGACAGCTTAATTAAGGGAGAAGAATTATCACCTAAAAATGCTAATCATCGCTTGACTGGAGAATTTAAAGATTGTTTCGAGTGTCATATAAAGCCGAACATCCTCCTTATCTATAAAATAGAAAAATCAGAAATAACTATTTTATTATTAAGAATTGGTTCACACTCAGAACTTTTTTAA
- the secD gene encoding protein translocase subunit SecD, translating into MNNKNIVISLISILALALVAGIFCYPNGYNQLVDNINSKYNLKIWHFPQTEFKLGLDLKGGVHLEYQADLSQIGDQDKSAVMEGLRDVIERRVNIFGVTEPIVQVYGTDRIAVDLPGVESVDDAIAWIGETPLLEFWEQRPQADIDKINAKIAEIKGLTTLEEIQKVADWQVAFENPYQKTELTGKYLKKATLNFDQTTYAPIIQLKFDDAGAKLFEAITERNVGKTLAITLDGASIVDTNGDGKIDSSDLYAPRVENKISGGEAIITGQTDIKAAKTLVQRLNQGALPVPLGSPIVQKKIGPTLGEISLNKSVQAGIYSIIGIIIFLILFYRLPGLIASVALIVYCLIILALIKLIPVTLTLAGIGGLILSIGMAVDANILIFSRMKEELKAGKDVMSSIVEGCNRAWPSIRDGHFTALIVMIILYFLGTSFIKAFAFALILGLLLNLFSSMVVSRIFLEFVALGKVGKIKLLWK; encoded by the coding sequence ATGAACAATAAAAACATAGTAATTTCTTTAATTTCGATATTAGCCTTAGCCTTAGTTGCTGGGATTTTTTGTTACCCAAATGGATACAATCAATTAGTTGATAATATTAATTCAAAATATAATTTGAAGATATGGCACTTTCCTCAAACCGAATTTAAATTAGGCTTAGATTTAAAGGGAGGAGTTCATTTAGAATATCAAGCTGATTTAAGTCAGATTGGAGATCAGGATAAATCTGCTGTTATGGAAGGCTTAAGAGATGTGATTGAAAGAAGGGTTAATATTTTTGGAGTGACTGAACCCATTGTTCAGGTTTATGGAACAGACAGGATTGCAGTTGATTTACCAGGAGTAGAATCAGTTGACGATGCTATCGCTTGGATTGGAGAAACTCCTTTGCTAGAATTTTGGGAACAAAGACCTCAGGCAGATATAGACAAAATTAATGCTAAGATAGCAGAAATAAAAGGATTGACCACTCTTGAAGAAATACAGAAAGTTGCTGATTGGCAAGTAGCTTTTGAAAATCCTTATCAAAAAACAGAATTAACAGGAAAATATTTAAAGAAAGCTACTTTAAATTTTGATCAAACAACTTATGCTCCTATTATTCAATTAAAGTTTGATGATGCAGGTGCGAAATTATTTGAAGCTATTACAGAGAGAAATGTTGGTAAAACATTGGCTATAACATTGGATGGAGCATCAATTGTTGACACTAATGGAGATGGAAAGATAGATAGCTCAGATCTATATGCTCCGAGGGTAGAAAACAAGATTAGCGGAGGAGAGGCAATCATTACTGGACAGACAGATATAAAGGCAGCTAAAACGTTAGTTCAGAGATTGAATCAGGGAGCTTTGCCAGTTCCGCTAGGAAGTCCTATTGTTCAGAAAAAGATTGGACCAACATTGGGAGAGATTTCTTTAAATAAATCAGTTCAAGCAGGAATTTATAGTATAATTGGTATTATTATTTTCTTAATATTATTTTACCGTTTACCAGGATTAATCGCTTCGGTTGCTCTAATTGTTTATTGTTTAATAATTTTAGCTTTAATTAAATTAATTCCAGTGACATTAACTTTGGCTGGTATTGGTGGTTTAATTTTGTCTATCGGTATGGCGGTTGATGCTAATATTTTGATTTTTTCAAGAATGAAAGAAGAATTAAAAGCAGGAAAAGATGTTATGAGTAGTATCGTTGAAGGATGTAATCGTGCTTGGCCGTCAATTAGAGATGGGCATTTTACAGCTTTAATTGTTATGATAATTCTTTATTTCTTAGGAACAAGCTTTATTAAAGCTTTTGCTTTTGCATTAATTTTGGGCCTTTTATTGAATCTATTTTCTTCAATGGTTGTTTCAAGAATATTCTTAGAGTTCGTTGCTTTGGGAAAAGTAGGAAAGATTAAATTGTTATGGAAATAA
- a CDS encoding pilin encodes MKKQHLAASIVLMGAMFIPFLASADAVTDTISNITNWIITISAGLAVLMYVIAGFLWMSDGGSAERAKMAKSIIGSTTIGLIVILLAAAIASVVSGFVNPIEK; translated from the coding sequence ATGAAAAAACAACACCTTGCTGCCTCCATTGTTTTGATGGGAGCGATGTTTATTCCATTTCTTGCTTCTGCTGATGCAGTAACAGATACTATATCAAATATTACAAATTGGATTATAACCATTTCTGCGGGATTAGCAGTATTAATGTATGTTATAGCGGGATTTTTATGGATGAGTGATGGCGGAAGCGCAGAAAGAGCAAAGATGGCTAAAAGTATTATAGGCTCGACAACAATTGGATTAATTGTTATATTATTGGCTGCTGCAATAGCAAGCGTGGTTAGTGGTTTTGTAAATCCAATAGAAAAGTAA
- a CDS encoding type IV secretion system DNA-binding domain-containing protein, with translation MDKQEIIFFGQTTFRGERKRFGIKTDDRRRHIYVVGKTGMGKTELLKNMVIQDIKNGNGVGFVDPHGEAAEEILKFVPEDRIKDVVYFNPADVENPVAFNIMEDVDVEYRHLIAGGMMGVFKKIWPDVWSSRMEYILNNAILALLETPGSTLLGINRLLADPEWRNEILENVKDSVVKAFWVKEFARYSQRYEIEATAAIQNKIGQFISSPLIRNIIGQEKSTIDIRKIMDEKKILIMNLSKGRVGEDSSRLLGALLVTKLQLAAMSRVDIPEKDRNDFILYIDEFQNFSTDSFASILSEARKYRLSLVLAHQYINQMEEKVRDAVFGNVGTMITFRVGAEDGEFLEKEFSPEFYTHDLVNLPKQNIYVKLMIDGLTSRPFSAETLAPAVSDYDFEKEIIEFSRNKYGTDRKIVEEKISKYAGVENMPKMEVKITNRTSTSELFDAECGKCGKKVKVPFKPDGKRPVYCKSCLGKNGTSNTHEEKPKSNFEKLPFISLEETAKEFIPTKKEKRVERTVKSEPVDMNKPRKKIDIQGLREVIKEAKKEKIEEKKESKETGIINPGEVIKF, from the coding sequence ATGGATAAACAAGAAATTATATTTTTTGGTCAAACGACCTTTAGAGGAGAAAGAAAAAGATTCGGGATTAAAACAGACGATCGAAGGCGTCATATATATGTTGTTGGAAAAACCGGTATGGGTAAGACCGAGCTTTTGAAAAATATGGTCATTCAAGATATTAAAAATGGTAACGGTGTTGGATTTGTTGATCCTCATGGAGAAGCAGCTGAAGAAATTCTTAAGTTTGTTCCTGAAGACAGAATAAAAGATGTAGTTTATTTTAATCCAGCTGATGTTGAAAATCCAGTAGCCTTTAATATCATGGAAGATGTTGATGTCGAATACAGACACCTAATTGCTGGAGGTATGATGGGTGTTTTTAAGAAAATTTGGCCTGATGTTTGGTCTTCGAGAATGGAATACATTTTAAACAACGCTATTCTAGCCTTACTTGAAACTCCTGGTTCAACTTTATTGGGTATTAATAGATTATTGGCTGATCCAGAGTGGAGAAATGAAATATTGGAAAATGTTAAAGATTCAGTGGTTAAAGCTTTCTGGGTTAAGGAATTTGCGCGATATAGTCAGAGATACGAAATAGAAGCGACGGCTGCTATTCAAAATAAAATCGGACAATTTATTTCTTCTCCTTTAATTAGAAATATTATTGGACAAGAAAAATCAACAATAGATATCAGAAAGATAATGGATGAGAAAAAAATCCTAATTATGAATCTTTCTAAGGGAAGAGTAGGGGAGGATTCTTCGAGATTATTGGGAGCTCTTTTAGTAACCAAACTTCAATTGGCTGCAATGTCGAGAGTAGATATTCCAGAGAAAGATAGAAACGATTTCATTTTATACATTGATGAATTCCAAAACTTTTCAACAGATTCTTTTGCTAGTATTTTGTCAGAAGCCAGAAAGTATAGATTATCTTTAGTTTTGGCTCACCAATATATTAATCAAATGGAAGAAAAGGTTAGAGATGCTGTTTTTGGAAACGTAGGAACGATGATTACATTTAGGGTTGGAGCTGAAGATGGAGAATTTTTAGAAAAAGAATTTTCTCCCGAATTTTATACTCACGATTTAGTAAATCTTCCTAAGCAAAACATCTATGTTAAATTAATGATAGATGGATTAACTTCTAGGCCTTTTTCTGCGGAAACTCTTGCTCCGGCCGTTTCTGATTATGATTTTGAAAAAGAGATTATAGAATTTTCAAGAAATAAATATGGAACAGATAGAAAAATAGTTGAGGAGAAAATTTCTAAATATGCTGGTGTAGAGAACATGCCAAAAATGGAAGTTAAAATAACTAATAGAACCTCTACTTCGGAATTGTTTGATGCTGAGTGCGGGAAATGTGGAAAGAAAGTTAAGGTTCCCTTTAAGCCAGATGGAAAACGTCCAGTATATTGTAAATCTTGTTTGGGAAAAAATGGTACTAGCAATACTCATGAAGAAAAACCAAAGAGTAATTTCGAAAAGTTACCATTTATAAGTCTTGAGGAAACCGCTAAGGAATTTATTCCAACTAAGAAAGAAAAAAGGGTAGAGAGAACAGTCAAATCAGAACCAGTTGACATGAATAAGCCAAGAAAGAAGATTGATATTCAAGGATTGCGAGAGGTGATAAAAGAAGCGAAAAAAGAGAAAATTGAAGAGAAAAAAGAATCTAAAGAAACAGGAATTATTAACCCTGGAGAGGTTATCAAATTTTAA
- a CDS encoding sigma factor-like helix-turn-helix DNA-binding protein: MEFDYKKIAQNILKNLPDRTRTVISRRFSLGKSGKPETLEAIGKSYNITRERVRQIEVDGIKRAKKILNNSEVKDEFKKIKLIFEKKIDACGGVKKEEKLLEEIGSNESKNCILFLLSLADSLIKEKEDDNFYSFWTTNKDLIFSAKKIASDFVNQLREAGDPKTIKAAYLDYKEKGGKVSEEAFCSYLEISKNILKTIDGNKIGLKSWPEVNPRTVKDKIKLILKQSEKPLHFKEIADMIFGLNESLVGRSNRAKKLHPQTVHNELIRNQDFVLVGRGYYALKDWGYNPGQVKDVIYQVLNSSEQALPKEAIVQSVLQQRMVKESTILLNLQNKKFFTRDEEGKYKIREA; encoded by the coding sequence ATGGAATTTGACTATAAAAAAATAGCACAAAATATACTGAAAAACCTTCCAGATAGAACAAGAACTGTTATTTCTCGTAGATTTTCGTTAGGTAAATCTGGAAAACCAGAAACCTTAGAAGCCATTGGTAAAAGTTATAATATCACTAGAGAAAGAGTAAGACAGATTGAAGTTGATGGAATAAAAAGAGCCAAAAAGATTTTAAATAATTCCGAAGTTAAAGACGAATTCAAAAAAATTAAACTTATTTTTGAAAAAAAGATAGATGCTTGTGGGGGAGTTAAAAAAGAAGAAAAGTTATTAGAAGAGATTGGCTCAAATGAGAGCAAGAACTGTATTTTGTTTTTACTTTCTTTGGCTGATAGTCTTATTAAAGAAAAGGAAGATGATAATTTTTATTCTTTTTGGACAACTAATAAAGATTTGATTTTTTCAGCCAAAAAAATTGCATCTGATTTTGTTAATCAATTAAGAGAAGCTGGTGATCCTAAAACAATAAAAGCAGCTTATTTGGATTATAAAGAAAAGGGAGGAAAAGTCAGCGAAGAAGCTTTTTGTTCATATTTAGAAATATCAAAAAATATTTTAAAAACAATAGACGGAAATAAGATTGGATTAAAATCATGGCCAGAAGTAAATCCAAGAACAGTAAAAGACAAGATTAAATTAATTTTAAAGCAGAGCGAAAAACCATTACATTTTAAAGAGATTGCAGATATGATTTTTGGATTAAACGAATCATTAGTTGGTAGATCTAATAGAGCTAAAAAATTACATCCTCAAACAGTGCATAACGAATTGATTAGAAATCAAGATTTTGTTTTGGTTGGGAGGGGATATTACGCTTTGAAAGATTGGGGATATAATCCTGGACAAGTCAAAGATGTTATTTATCAAGTTTTAAATAGTTCAGAACAAGCCCTACCTAAAGAAGCAATAGTTCAATCTGTTTTACAGCAAAGGATGGTAAAAGAATCAACAATTCTTCTTAATTTACAAAATAAAAAATTCTTTACTAGAGACGAAGAAGGAAAATACAAGATTCGCGAAGCATAA